A stretch of the Rhodospirillales bacterium genome encodes the following:
- a CDS encoding amidase family protein — protein sequence MNGEDLCFAPASVLASAVAARELSPVEIVDTVLSRIERLEPRLNAFATLTAERASDAARQAEAKVMSGAALGALHGVPVTIKDLTNTAGIPTERGSFTSQGVIPTENAPCVERLEAAGAISLGKTTTSEHGWKGVSQSPLTGITHNPWAHGMNAGASSAGAGAAAAAGYGPLHQGSDGAGSIRMPSHFCGVFGLKPSYGRVPHLPIGNVDQASHVGPMTRTVMDAALMLRTIAGPHPLDHYSLEAQPADYPVLLGEGEQLSGARIAYSPDLGHARVDAEVAELVVAAVKVFAGFGAEIEEIVPAWGPDGPEIGRFFWAAHETNFAGYLEEYGDRMDPGLVACIRDGQGYRAEDYLAMRGRKLAYVEAIQRFFTDYDFLLTPAVSVAAFPADQLSPSDWPQHEWNWLQWAQFSYPFNMSHNPAASVPCGFTPAGLPVGLQIVGRRLDDLGVLQAAAAFEAARPWAQHRPQL from the coding sequence ATGAACGGAGAGGATCTCTGTTTCGCTCCCGCGAGCGTGCTGGCGTCGGCCGTCGCGGCGCGCGAACTCTCACCAGTGGAAATCGTTGACACGGTGCTGAGCCGCATCGAGCGGCTTGAACCGAGGCTCAATGCATTCGCCACGCTCACGGCCGAACGGGCCTCCGACGCTGCGAGGCAGGCGGAAGCCAAGGTGATGTCGGGCGCTGCGCTCGGCGCCCTCCACGGCGTTCCGGTCACGATCAAGGACCTGACCAATACGGCCGGAATTCCGACCGAACGAGGCTCCTTCACTTCGCAAGGGGTGATCCCCACCGAGAACGCTCCGTGTGTGGAACGCCTCGAGGCGGCCGGCGCGATATCGCTGGGCAAGACGACAACGTCTGAGCACGGGTGGAAGGGGGTCAGCCAGAGTCCGCTGACCGGCATCACGCACAATCCCTGGGCCCACGGAATGAATGCCGGCGCATCCTCGGCGGGCGCCGGGGCTGCTGCGGCCGCCGGCTACGGCCCGCTTCACCAGGGCTCGGACGGCGCCGGTTCCATTCGCATGCCGAGCCACTTCTGCGGCGTCTTCGGCCTGAAGCCGAGCTATGGTCGCGTGCCGCATCTTCCCATCGGCAATGTCGACCAGGCGAGTCACGTGGGGCCGATGACCCGGACGGTCATGGACGCGGCGCTGATGCTCCGCACGATCGCAGGCCCGCATCCGCTTGATCACTACAGTCTCGAGGCACAGCCTGCCGACTACCCGGTCCTCCTTGGCGAGGGCGAGCAGCTGTCGGGCGCCAGGATCGCCTACAGCCCCGACCTCGGCCATGCCCGCGTCGACGCCGAGGTGGCGGAGTTGGTGGTGGCGGCGGTCAAGGTGTTTGCCGGCTTCGGCGCCGAGATCGAGGAGATCGTCCCGGCCTGGGGACCGGACGGCCCAGAGATCGGCCGGTTCTTCTGGGCAGCGCATGAAACCAATTTCGCCGGGTATCTCGAAGAGTACGGTGACCGGATGGATCCCGGACTGGTCGCCTGCATCCGGGACGGCCAGGGCTATCGCGCCGAGGACTACCTGGCCATGCGGGGGCGCAAGCTCGCCTACGTGGAGGCGATCCAGCGCTTCTTCACGGATTACGATTTCCTGCTGACGCCCGCTGTCTCGGTCGCGGCATTTCCGGCAGACCAGCTGTCGCCGTCGGACTGGCCGCAGCACGAATGGAACTGGCTGCAATGGGCGCAGTTCAGCTACCCGTTCAACATGTCGCACAACCCGGCTGCGTCGGTACCCTGCGGATTCACGCCTGCCGGCCTGCCGGTCGGGCTGCAGATCGTGGGACGCCGGCTGGACGATCTCGGCGTCCTGCAGGCCGCGGCCGCCTTTGAGGCGGCGCGGCCCTGGGCCCAGCACCGCCCGCAGCTTTGA
- a CDS encoding short-chain fatty acyl-CoA regulator family protein, protein MNDRSIERKVLLGHKLRRFRAGLGLKQSEMAEQLEISPSYLNLIEHNQRPVTVQLLFRLGQAFDIDLKEFAEDDNARLYAALREVFGDPLFGDRPVREADVRAVAEAGPTAAEAVLRLYKSYRELREDSQVLAEQVASRDAAQGIGGAVFPVEEVRDYLQSESNHFPEIEVSAEALWTEAGLDPTDVFGGLSKYLLDVHGISVRVLPVDVMPETMRRFDFHRRRVLLSELLAPAGRCFQLAVQVAYWAHRDLLDRHVERAELSSPEAERLCRLSLANYLAGCVMMPYGRFLDAAKTLRYDIEILQRRFGASFEQVCHRLTTLERRGARGVPFFFIRVDNAGNVSKRLSGGGFHFARFGGTCPRWIVHDAFRMPGQIRTQIAAMSDGSRFFTIARTVDQIESRTWEQPPQHAIGLGCDIRDAGQLVYADGLDLGSERTATPIGVACRVCERLDCQQRAHPPLNYRLKIDENVRRSTPFTFTPA, encoded by the coding sequence ATGAACGACCGATCCATCGAACGAAAAGTCCTGCTGGGACACAAGCTTCGCCGGTTCCGCGCCGGGCTTGGCCTCAAGCAGAGCGAGATGGCGGAACAGCTCGAGATTTCGCCGAGCTACCTGAATCTCATTGAACACAATCAGCGCCCGGTGACGGTCCAGCTCCTGTTCCGGCTTGGACAGGCGTTTGACATCGATCTCAAGGAATTCGCCGAGGACGACAACGCACGGCTCTACGCGGCCCTCCGTGAGGTCTTTGGCGATCCGCTGTTCGGGGACAGACCGGTGCGCGAGGCGGACGTCCGCGCCGTCGCGGAAGCGGGGCCGACGGCGGCCGAGGCGGTTCTCAGGTTGTACAAGTCCTACCGGGAATTGCGGGAGGATTCCCAGGTCCTAGCGGAGCAGGTGGCAAGCCGGGACGCGGCGCAGGGGATCGGTGGTGCGGTCTTCCCCGTGGAGGAGGTCCGGGACTACCTGCAGTCAGAATCGAATCATTTCCCCGAGATCGAAGTGAGTGCCGAAGCCCTGTGGACCGAAGCCGGTCTGGATCCGACCGACGTGTTCGGCGGTCTCAGCAAGTACCTGCTCGATGTCCACGGAATCTCGGTCCGCGTGCTGCCCGTCGACGTGATGCCCGAGACCATGCGCCGCTTCGACTTCCACCGACGACGCGTGCTGCTTTCGGAACTGCTGGCGCCCGCAGGGCGATGCTTTCAGCTGGCGGTCCAGGTCGCCTACTGGGCGCACCGTGACCTGCTCGACCGCCACGTGGAGCGCGCGGAACTCTCCAGTCCGGAGGCCGAACGCCTCTGCCGCCTGTCGCTCGCCAACTACCTCGCGGGCTGCGTCATGATGCCCTACGGACGGTTCCTCGACGCCGCCAAGACCCTGCGTTACGACATCGAGATCCTGCAGCGCCGTTTCGGCGCCAGCTTCGAGCAGGTGTGCCACCGCCTGACCACCCTGGAACGGCGCGGCGCCCGCGGGGTGCCCTTCTTCTTCATCCGGGTCGACAACGCCGGCAACGTCTCCAAACGTCTGAGCGGCGGCGGATTTCACTTCGCCCGATTCGGCGGCACCTGTCCGCGCTGGATCGTGCACGATGCGTTTCGCATGCCCGGCCAGATCCGTACCCAGATCGCGGCCATGTCGGACGGTTCGCGGTTCTTCACAATCGCTCGAACCGTCGATCAGATCGAGTCCCGCACCTGGGAACAACCGCCGCAACACGCCATCGGATTGGGATGCGATATCCGGGACGCCGGACAGCTCGTCTATGCGGACGGCCTCGACCTCGGCAGCGAGCGGACAGCGACGCCGATCGGTGTCGCATGCCGTGTCTGCGAGCGCCTGGACTGCCAGCAGCGGGCGCATCCGCCGCTCAACTATCGCTTGAAAATCGACGAGAACGTGCGGCGCAGCACGCCATTCACGTTTACGCCGGCGTGA
- a CDS encoding glutathione S-transferase family protein: MSYTLYNRPGSGGFVVEAALTLADAPFVLIELDSKAGTPLPASFRETNPWCQLPTLILPDGTTMTETSAILVHLALCFPNKRLAPEAGTPAHASFLRWTTFANVNLYEAVLRRGYPFRFTHDSDGHDALRSAAIQRLDEALALVEAHVEGPFLLGEELTVADIYLAMLLVWHHGEVEVPRLTEIKNRVREHPVVGPIWKRHFGDH, translated from the coding sequence GTGAGCTACACCCTCTACAACCGCCCGGGTTCAGGCGGGTTCGTGGTCGAAGCTGCGCTCACGCTGGCGGACGCGCCGTTCGTGCTGATCGAGCTGGATTCGAAGGCGGGCACGCCGCTGCCCGCGAGCTTTCGCGAAACCAATCCCTGGTGCCAGCTACCGACGCTGATCCTCCCGGACGGGACAACCATGACGGAGACGTCGGCGATCCTGGTTCACCTTGCGCTTTGCTTCCCGAACAAACGCCTCGCCCCCGAAGCAGGCACGCCGGCACATGCGTCGTTCCTGCGCTGGACAACCTTCGCGAACGTCAACCTTTACGAAGCTGTACTGCGGCGGGGCTACCCTTTCCGCTTCACGCATGACTCCGACGGCCATGATGCGCTGCGGAGCGCCGCCATCCAGCGCCTGGACGAGGCGCTCGCCCTGGTCGAGGCGCATGTCGAGGGACCCTTCCTGCTCGGCGAGGAGCTGACCGTTGCGGACATCTATCTGGCCATGCTCCTCGTCTGGCATCACGGCGAGGTCGAGGTGCCGCGCCTCACCGAAATCAAGAACCGGGTTCGCGAACACCCCGTCGTGGGACCCATCTGGAAGCGGCATTTCGGCGACCACTAG
- a CDS encoding CmcJ/NvfI family oxidoreductase encodes MDQHEAIETHVAADAEAVSSAYVPTFELTEGQPPPIAANGGVSYMSFERGGDAGTGAALDAAFKQIADGQARAFVEELGNAPPGPIQTKWGVGFRKYAECLDYIRANGIEAPEGGLALPLRYTVYEEPSYTVVPSNSLWRDPARSDETKILRQAEDDLQRRNLYFPQVMRDARRIGEYYPGLSVNSPECMDKLGVSLAHLESKCADFYDSAEVQRVFYPEIEKLLLEFFPGATDALVYNHDVFNKNYEGDRTEDQDAKNPGVNARYANLVHNDLNDNSGRVRCRELLTKNLRNFGRTQHYTEAEADAKMSRRFMSINLAKPMETVGQFPFVLCAWPSFADQPYITNYRIYDDRVGETTRFTYRSEHEWYWIPQQKPTEVSMLKCYDSVTDGSVSRWSFHTACIDPTTPIDAPCRKNVVVRSYVFF; translated from the coding sequence ATGGACCAGCACGAAGCCATCGAGACCCACGTTGCGGCGGACGCGGAGGCAGTGTCGTCGGCCTACGTGCCAACCTTCGAACTCACGGAAGGCCAGCCACCGCCGATCGCCGCAAATGGCGGCGTGTCCTACATGTCATTCGAACGCGGTGGGGACGCGGGCACCGGTGCTGCGCTGGACGCGGCCTTCAAGCAGATCGCGGATGGCCAAGCGCGGGCGTTTGTCGAGGAGCTGGGAAACGCACCTCCGGGCCCGATCCAGACCAAGTGGGGGGTCGGGTTCCGGAAGTACGCGGAATGCCTGGACTACATTCGGGCGAACGGGATCGAAGCCCCCGAGGGCGGCCTGGCGCTGCCGCTGCGCTACACCGTTTACGAGGAGCCGTCCTACACCGTCGTGCCCTCCAACTCGCTCTGGCGCGACCCGGCCCGCTCCGACGAAACGAAGATACTGCGACAGGCCGAGGACGACCTCCAGCGGCGCAACCTCTATTTCCCGCAGGTGATGCGCGACGCCCGGCGGATCGGCGAGTACTACCCCGGGCTGTCCGTGAACAGCCCCGAGTGCATGGACAAGCTCGGTGTGTCGCTGGCCCACCTCGAATCCAAGTGCGCGGACTTCTACGACTCAGCTGAGGTTCAGCGCGTCTTCTATCCGGAGATCGAGAAGCTTCTCCTGGAGTTCTTTCCCGGTGCGACCGACGCGCTGGTCTACAACCACGACGTCTTTAACAAGAACTACGAGGGCGACCGCACGGAGGACCAGGACGCCAAGAACCCGGGCGTGAACGCCAGATACGCCAACCTTGTGCACAACGATCTGAACGACAACAGTGGCCGCGTCCGCTGTCGCGAACTGCTGACGAAGAACCTGCGGAACTTCGGACGCACGCAGCACTACACCGAGGCCGAAGCCGACGCGAAGATGTCGCGGCGGTTCATGTCGATCAATCTCGCCAAGCCGATGGAGACGGTGGGCCAGTTCCCGTTCGTCCTCTGCGCCTGGCCGTCGTTCGCGGACCAGCCCTACATCACCAATTACCGCATTTACGACGACCGTGTCGGTGAGACCACCCGCTTCACCTACCGGTCCGAACACGAATGGTACTGGATTCCCCAGCAGAAACCGACCGAGGTGTCGATGCTGAAGTGCTACGACTCGGTCACGGACGGCTCGGTTTCACGCTGGTCGTTCCACACCGCCTGCATCGATCCGACCACGCCCATCGACGCACCCTGCCGCAAGAACGTCGTGGTCCGCTCCTACGTGTTCTTCTAG
- a CDS encoding metFprotein: MKITEGFSIEALPRTAALETDFRELLPTGTRIYIAHVPGTPIEDMVTAAQRLCEQGFPVMPHVPARLVDSRSTLESWLGRYREAGVEEALVIGGDVSVPAGAYSSAIELLETGLFDRLGYTRLHVAGHPEGNRDIDPNGGTQLVDETLLWKDRFARDGTDCRMAVVTQFAFDPAPIVAWANRLQAMEATLPVHVGVAGPAKLKTLIRYALSCGIGPSLSVLRKRARDLTKLLQPYSPDDLVAAVDDFTSLRPDSNIEQIHLFPFGGIAASARWAARAQQPTTREHPDSIRSAV; the protein is encoded by the coding sequence ATGAAGATCACTGAAGGTTTCTCGATCGAAGCGCTGCCCAGGACAGCGGCACTGGAGACCGACTTTCGCGAGCTGCTGCCGACAGGAACCCGAATCTATATCGCCCATGTCCCGGGAACCCCGATCGAGGACATGGTCACTGCCGCCCAACGTCTGTGCGAACAGGGCTTTCCAGTGATGCCTCATGTTCCCGCGCGCCTGGTCGACAGCAGATCGACCCTGGAGAGCTGGCTGGGACGGTACCGAGAGGCGGGCGTCGAGGAAGCGCTGGTGATCGGCGGGGATGTGTCAGTCCCGGCCGGCGCCTATTCCAGCGCCATCGAACTTCTGGAAACGGGGCTCTTCGACCGGCTCGGGTACACCAGGCTCCATGTCGCGGGCCATCCCGAAGGCAACCGCGACATTGACCCGAACGGCGGTACCCAATTGGTCGACGAAACGTTGCTCTGGAAGGACAGGTTCGCCCGGGACGGGACCGACTGCCGAATGGCCGTGGTCACCCAGTTCGCCTTCGATCCGGCACCGATCGTCGCTTGGGCCAACCGCTTGCAGGCCATGGAGGCGACCTTGCCGGTCCACGTGGGTGTTGCGGGCCCCGCCAAGCTCAAGACGCTCATCCGCTATGCGCTCAGTTGCGGAATCGGCCCGTCCTTGTCGGTTCTGAGGAAACGGGCCCGTGATCTGACGAAGCTGCTCCAACCCTATTCGCCGGACGACCTGGTGGCCGCCGTTGACGATTTCACAAGCCTTCGCCCCGACAGCAATATCGAACAGATTCATCTGTTCCCCTTCGGCGGTATCGCGGCCAGTGCGCGTTGGGCCGCTAGGGCGCAGCAACCGACAACGCGCGAACATCCCGACAGCATCAGGTCGGCCGTGTAG
- a CDS encoding amidase — protein MSDPYTITATEAAVRMASGELTSVQLVESCLERIHAREREVCAWAHLDENLALNAARVADATEPKSPFHGIPFGVKDIIDTVDLPTECGTPIRAGRRPTKDAACVAKMKAAGAVMMGKTVTTEYALYHPGKTRNSLNLAHTPGGSSSGSAAAVADSMVPVAFGSQTSGSLIRPAAFCGICAFKPTRGITDISGMLQLEPDFDTLGYFGRDFDDLATFFAIVHDHTPRPLDDGIGRKPRIGLCRTPMWPHAEQASIDAVEAAAEQLRSIGADVQEVRLPSSFDSLLETHATILKAALTRSLGEDYRHHRDRMSPVLRGMIEAGFAVPKDQEKALRTHTEECRASINHAFGDRDAFLCPSVVGEAPEGISATGSPVFQAMWTLLNVPIAGIPGAVGPAGLPVGIHLVGRRGDDETILRLGKWFHTRRVADSLSANGPRHTNHGN, from the coding sequence GTGTCAGATCCGTACACGATCACCGCGACGGAGGCGGCGGTCCGGATGGCGAGCGGCGAACTCACCTCGGTGCAGCTCGTCGAATCCTGCCTTGAACGGATCCACGCCAGGGAAAGAGAAGTCTGCGCCTGGGCACATCTCGATGAGAACTTGGCGTTGAACGCCGCCCGCGTCGCCGATGCGACCGAACCCAAGAGTCCGTTTCACGGCATACCGTTTGGCGTCAAGGACATTATCGACACCGTGGACCTGCCGACCGAATGCGGCACGCCGATTCGCGCCGGACGCCGGCCAACCAAGGACGCGGCCTGCGTCGCCAAGATGAAGGCGGCCGGGGCAGTCATGATGGGGAAGACCGTCACCACCGAGTACGCGCTCTACCATCCGGGCAAGACCCGGAACTCGCTCAACCTCGCCCACACCCCCGGCGGCTCTTCGAGCGGATCCGCAGCCGCGGTCGCCGATTCGATGGTGCCGGTCGCATTCGGCAGCCAGACCTCCGGTTCCCTCATTCGGCCGGCCGCGTTCTGCGGCATCTGCGCATTCAAGCCGACGCGAGGCATCACGGACATTTCCGGGATGCTGCAGCTGGAACCCGACTTCGACACGCTTGGCTATTTCGGACGGGATTTCGACGATCTCGCGACCTTCTTCGCCATCGTCCATGACCACACGCCGCGGCCGCTGGACGACGGCATCGGCCGCAAACCGAGAATCGGGCTCTGCCGGACGCCGATGTGGCCCCATGCAGAGCAGGCGAGCATCGATGCCGTCGAGGCGGCGGCGGAGCAGCTGAGATCGATCGGTGCCGACGTCCAGGAGGTTCGCCTGCCGTCTTCGTTCGATAGTTTGCTCGAGACCCATGCCACCATCCTCAAGGCCGCGCTCACCCGGAGCCTGGGCGAGGACTACCGGCACCATCGGGACCGAATGAGCCCGGTGCTTCGCGGAATGATCGAGGCCGGTTTCGCTGTGCCCAAGGATCAGGAGAAGGCCCTGCGCACCCACACTGAGGAGTGCCGGGCTTCAATCAACCACGCCTTCGGCGATCGGGACGCTTTTCTCTGTCCGAGTGTCGTGGGCGAAGCGCCCGAGGGCATTTCGGCGACGGGAAGTCCCGTTTTCCAGGCGATGTGGACACTTCTCAACGTCCCGATTGCCGGGATTCCTGGCGCGGTGGGGCCGGCCGGGCTGCCCGTGGGGATCCACCTCGTCGGCCGTCGGGGTGATGACGAGACAATTCTCCGTCTTGGAAAGTGGTTCCACACCCGGCGCGTCGCCGATTCGCTTTCCGCCAACGGCCCCCGTCACACGAACCACGGAAATTGA
- a CDS encoding alpha-ketoacid dehydrogenase subunit beta, translated as MLDAVYAPHAAHTEPGPDTERTLSYPEALNEALNQEMLRDDRVFLMGEDVGATGGIFGVSTGLMDRYGPERVRDTPISEATFVGCGVGAAIAGMRPVVEIQIFDFVALTMDMLVNQAAKFRFMLGGKPSVPLVVRGPQGGGIRLAAQHSQSLEAWFTHVPGLVVAAPSTPYDAKGLLVAAIRDDNPVIFLEQKLLYVGATGPVPEELYAIPLGKADIKREGTDVTVVATSAMVPRALSAATVLERDGISVEVVDPRTLQPLDEETILASVRKTNRLLVVHEACVRGGFGAEVAAMVGTKAFDHLDAPVARLGAPHTPMPYNDRLELEVIPSQERIVEAVRALL; from the coding sequence ATGCTGGATGCGGTCTACGCCCCGCACGCGGCGCATACCGAACCAGGGCCCGACACGGAGCGAACGCTTTCCTACCCCGAAGCGCTCAACGAGGCGCTGAACCAGGAAATGCTGCGGGACGACCGCGTCTTCCTCATGGGCGAGGACGTCGGCGCCACCGGCGGCATCTTCGGTGTCTCCACCGGACTGATGGACCGGTACGGGCCGGAGCGGGTTCGCGACACGCCGATTTCCGAGGCCACGTTCGTCGGTTGCGGCGTCGGCGCTGCCATCGCCGGGATGCGGCCGGTAGTGGAGATCCAGATCTTTGACTTCGTGGCGCTCACCATGGACATGCTGGTCAACCAGGCGGCGAAATTCCGCTTCATGCTGGGCGGCAAGCCGTCCGTGCCCCTGGTGGTGCGCGGTCCCCAGGGTGGCGGGATCCGCCTCGCGGCCCAGCACAGCCAGAGTCTGGAAGCCTGGTTCACCCATGTGCCGGGATTGGTGGTGGCAGCGCCGTCGACCCCGTATGACGCGAAGGGGTTGCTCGTTGCCGCAATCCGCGATGACAACCCGGTGATCTTCCTCGAGCAGAAGCTTCTCTATGTCGGCGCGACGGGTCCGGTGCCGGAGGAACTCTACGCCATCCCCCTCGGCAAGGCGGACATCAAGCGCGAAGGCACGGATGTGACCGTCGTGGCAACGTCTGCGATGGTGCCCCGGGCGTTGAGCGCCGCCACGGTGCTGGAGCGCGATGGCATCAGTGTGGAGGTCGTTGACCCCCGCACGCTGCAGCCGCTGGACGAGGAGACGATCCTCGCGTCCGTGCGCAAGACCAATCGCCTCCTCGTCGTGCACGAAGCCTGCGTGCGCGGCGGCTTTGGCGCAGAGGTTGCCGCCATGGTGGGGACCAAGGCCTTCGATCATCTTGATGCCCCGGTGGCGCGGCTGGGCGCCCCCCATACGCCGATGCCCTACAACGACCGCCTCGAGCTCGAGGTCATCCCTTCTCAGGAACGGATCGTGGAGGCGGTGCGGGCGTTGCTGTAG